From Chryseobacterium sp. H1D6B, a single genomic window includes:
- a CDS encoding lipocalin family protein, translating to MKKLVLLFAGLSLLATTGCKNDDDPVTYPLVGTWQPTKEVRTTIPVGGGGFSDEVTYTTCQQESRWIFNDGGSGKQTIRGEAPTTPITCTTISDRNLTYIYTKSDNRIEIKYQGIVTPDKGKVTTLNETTLNLTIEDTTNPTEYHSTTYTFKRIPQQ from the coding sequence ATGAAGAAATTAGTATTACTATTTGCAGGTTTATCATTATTAGCGACAACTGGGTGTAAAAATGACGATGATCCAGTAACGTATCCGCTTGTAGGAACATGGCAGCCGACTAAGGAAGTGAGAACAACTATTCCTGTAGGAGGGGGAGGTTTTTCTGATGAAGTTACTTATACTACCTGCCAGCAGGAATCAAGATGGATATTTAATGATGGCGGTTCAGGAAAGCAGACTATTAGAGGGGAAGCACCTACTACGCCGATTACATGTACAACTATTTCTGACCGTAACTTAACTTATATCTATACAAAAAGCGACAATAGAATAGAAATTAAGTATCAAGGTATTGTAACACCTGACAAAGGAAAAGTAACTACCCTAAACGAGACTACCCTGAATCTGACTATAGAAGATACTACAAATCCTACAGAATATCATTCTACAACTTATACATTCAAGAGAATTCCTCAGCAATAA
- a CDS encoding acyltransferase: protein MQDITKNNFDFIRVLLAFIVFVGHLGVLSQSPKLAILMYSPVEIAVFAFFIVSGFLIARSYERSSSLLSYAKKRFNRIVPGYLLVVFLCAILLSLLSTLSFSEYFGSSELYKYLFWNSIFMNFKAPTLPGVFHNQAVNGALWTLKIEVCYYIAVPLMFLFFGKNNKYRNISLIIFYFVSLIYLNSFRMMGKEEISRQIPGALCYFIGGMLVYFNFEKFIKHKNLLFIIALITVWIDLILNIRLFSPIMISVIVLYIAYSFKFLNNFGKYGDFTYGIYIFHFPIIKTFTALGLFENYNPYLMAVVCMLVVIGVGVSSWHFYEKKFL from the coding sequence ATGCAAGATATAACGAAAAACAATTTTGATTTCATCCGTGTTCTCCTCGCGTTCATCGTTTTCGTAGGACATTTGGGGGTTTTAAGCCAGTCTCCAAAGCTTGCCATTCTTATGTACAGTCCTGTAGAAATCGCGGTATTTGCATTTTTTATCGTAAGCGGCTTTTTGATTGCCCGAAGTTATGAGAGAAGCAGCAGTCTGCTGAGTTATGCCAAAAAGAGATTCAATAGAATTGTTCCCGGATATCTATTGGTTGTTTTTCTTTGTGCAATTTTACTAAGTCTGCTCAGCACTCTATCTTTTTCAGAATATTTTGGGAGTTCTGAGCTTTATAAATATTTGTTCTGGAATTCCATTTTTATGAATTTCAAGGCTCCTACCCTTCCAGGAGTATTCCACAATCAGGCTGTCAACGGTGCGCTTTGGACTTTAAAAATTGAAGTCTGCTATTATATTGCTGTTCCTCTAATGTTCTTGTTCTTCGGTAAAAACAATAAATACAGAAATATCAGTTTAATTATCTTCTACTTTGTATCATTAATTTACCTGAACAGTTTCAGAATGATGGGTAAGGAAGAAATTTCAAGACAGATTCCCGGCGCTTTATGTTATTTTATCGGCGGGATGCTGGTTTATTTTAATTTTGAAAAATTTATTAAGCATAAAAATTTACTTTTTATCATAGCATTAATCACGGTCTGGATAGATCTGATTCTTAACATCAGATTATTTTCTCCAATCATGATCAGTGTAATTGTATTGTATATTGCGTATTCTTTTAAATTCTTAAATAATTTCGGAAAATATGGAGATTTCACCTATGGAATTTACATCTTCCACTTTCCTATTATTAAAACATTTACGGCGTTAGGGCTTTTCGAAAATTATAACCCTTATTTGATGGCAGTCGTCTGTATGCTGGTTGTAATTGGTGTCGGAGTAAGTTCATGGCATTTTTATGAAAAAAAATTCTTGTAA